The following coding sequences are from one Plasmodium gaboni strain SY75 chromosome 10, whole genome shotgun sequence window:
- a CDS encoding putative membrane protein (conserved Plasmodium membrane protein, unknown function): protein MDDKKGKKLSSPKILKSTKEERILKKHDETKLKWERQNKILKDKTKKKETLGEQAEKYRTKNEINNIVEYINQEEKKKVNWTENLRYETQKIKFKETINKMNLKENKMSYESKRIFNKVFEKEISYKKKKNTCTNNIEEIINDDVNYLSPSYKTNKERKKEKYESILIDKIKNNVEFFLSNFAVPLDSPLYIKGEKIKNQESDETLLLSENEIKDMNICEHNNNNNNGDDNKYKWSENKYLNNTCNKNQVNYLKINCKFIEINNCGKEMYNKYIILQNCSSSVILYKIILKKKILLNDNNNNNNNSNNKIKLKDGLYFDEDKNYTLFIYPNSGYIKPSGSKQKILLTFIFEYIVNTFGCITIKYYCNNNIFKEHVYIYINSFFTINHMDERNYLEYNKQNDKSTDQHSLYDKLIHNLQRNQIKHITNRKEEKFYIDNNKKIYIYESIYNIINNIYPIRIKQISNILNFINSTYNIKINYINIQPFLALLSKINNSAYIKLNYYIKKKKKIRQKGNIKNNLNKYKTYKHKTYKHKMCKHKTYKHKICKNPNYMNTYKIHYQYKPHTLKIVPFFKKKKNQCNNIIQLNKDKKEYNNNISLDKRHEHILHSSDDKENKNIQSFFNYMKCKFLSSHQIYTNNDESIEFFMFHFFLHEYSDLLKKGNLNQYILSKKYKIKNYDNSEKKKYYVYISNYNITNWKHINNLYQQIYNTFNQNKEYSLNVFIYIIRTYICQLILYYKKINSFSYKDKNKNENKDKNKNENKNTTTGVEKEEEIEKKIIPVNNMEKNILYNNKEEKDEKKDEKKYEKKDEKKYEFINFLNYTSNKFCVDLYNPCLKYLKEKKTFFFFINFMYLQNKLYISPMFYFFYYIELIRYVYSLFKWRLVKVNSINNINNNNINNNNMNNNNINNNNINNNNTNNNNNNNNNIRFFDQPCCNKSPVDISDSKNIFIHMDHKLLIEIINYIYELYISNKPNDNVNYIKECIIYLISSILIYADKNVKNMYIFIDYIFIYNHHKNKNKENINKQEQNNPLNDMKTFYENIFLFFIFPFLKEYIDNIGTRIYKLHLIKNEQDTLLFFKKKFNYINYEENYSNIYEDNKTNDTSGVETICLLNENIKTFDKINKYNDIKNVEDSNIPLFFKNFKNQNDQNDKNNKIFNDDNKEEQEQEQEEEGHILFIFNKEEFSQIIYENYYIQLNEAIKEKLNKLKCLYKVESKEEEKKNNINMNTHKYINNVQVSVESVIETDNIFNSEEKNKKKKKKKKNKIKNNKNDKNDKNDKNDDNKKNDDNKNNDDNKKNDKNDKNDDNKKNDDNKKNDDNKKNEDNGNIKNSSNISQYNNQKRKKRKSKECKEFKNIKHKFVNFHFIKLFDILNIDTYIIDDKNILNNIISMNILKNINIQIGLYIHRIIYCLLYIFNFISVNHINILYNYYSAYLKYFLFDSYMEYNSNNIYKLYYFIIQYFYLFQYMNQNNFSIYIPLSSSFDFFKYLKEINKYKHNHYDNKKDIYSFKTIEYMKKEKMEDSSVVEKIFVSSKCEKKSFFLSSLYTSCYFNFFKFNDNKEEIYKDLYNSHISLEREETRYICILSPNIKNNMLSIINMRKIKEWLKLLNLLIFLKIKDVYISGDLFSLFLFFLYDGNIIRGEMCESQKKKKINNNNNNNNNNNIYIKFDNNYNMQTEKKKGNPKDLQNKRNKKIKNNNMTNILNMKHMDESKHFIKNNHHLINMKNYINFQFCDLSSLSENVLLLLKFSLFNIFNLYDKYKINIHLPKDLIIKINKTQCSDLTFNSSLYSSSISFSDHIILYGLLPHKDYKSMILFAKKNFYNKYKNKLKKIKLYPMSALVNNFIKKNKQNDNHHSHHYKDDDDDNLNDNEEKTIYYYHTDNIINTSQNNIKKMSIINIGSLTLYHILKNINEQNKILWLCGSLEKNIKQNYKNSIHIFQSIYNKKQNQQTLNPTIHSNKIYFNNFIILNKQIYWLYYNELSKNIYIPFIYKTYKILLQIFDRKISKKDIISYI from the exons ATGGATGATAAAAAGGGGAAAAAACTCTCGAGTCCTAAAATTTTAAAGAGCACAAAGGAGGAAAGG atcttaaaaaaacacgatgaaacaaaattaaaatggGAGAGgcaaaataaaatattaaaggATAAAACCAAGAAGAAAGAAACGTTAGGGGAACAGGCCGAAAAATATAGGACAAAAAATGAa ATAAACAACATAgttgaatatataaaccaagaagagaaaaaaaaagttaaCTGGACAGAAAACCTGAGATATGAAACccaaaaaataaaattcaAAGAgacaataaataaaatgaacttaaaagaaaataagaTGTCATATGAAAgtaaaagaatatttaataaagtattcgaaaaagaaatatcatacaaaaaaaaaaaaaatacatgtacaaataatattgaagaaataataaatgatgatgtaaattatttaagtccatcatataaaacaaataaagaaagaaaaaaagaaaaatatgaaagTATATTAATTGataagataaaaaataatgtggaattttttttatcaaatttTGCTGTTCCTTTAGATAGTCctctatatataaaaggagagaaaattaaaaatcAAGAAAGTGATGAAACATTATTGTTATCAGAGAATGAAATAAAGGACATGAACATATGtgaacataataataataataataatggtgatgataataaatataaatggaGTGAAAACAAATATTTAAACAATACATGTAATAAAAACCAAGTTAATTATCTTAAAATAAATTGTAAATTTattgaaataaataattgtGGAAAGGaaatgtataataaatatattattcttcAAAATTGTTCTTCAAGTGTAATactttataaaataattttaaaaaaaaaaatattattaaatgataacaataataataataataatagtaataataaaataaaattaaaggatggtttatattttgatgAAGATAAAAACTATActctttttatatatcctAATTCTGGTTATATAAAACCAAGTGGAAGCAAACAAAAAATACTCCtaacatttatatttgaatatattgttaataCATTTGGATGTATAactataaaatattattgtaataataatatttttaaagaacatgtatatatatatataaattctttttttacTATTAATCATATGGATGAAAGAAATTATttagaatataataaacaaaatgataaatCCACAGATCAACATTCTTTATATGATAAGCTAATTCATAATCTACAAAGAAATCAAATCAAACATATAACAAATagaaaagaagaaaaattttatattgataataataaaaaaatatatatatatgaatcaatatataacataatcaataatatatatcctataagaataaaacaaatttctaatatattaaactttattaattctacttataatataaaaattaattatataaatatacaacCTTTTCTTGCATTATTAAGcaaaattaataattctgcatatataaaattaaattattatataaaaaaaaaaaaaaagatacGTCAAAAGGGAaacattaaaaataatcttaataaatataaaacatataaacataaaacatataaacataaaatgTGTAAAcataaaacatataaacataaaatatgtaaaaacCCAAATTATATGAACACTTATAAAATTCATTATCAATATAAACCACATACACTAAAGATTGttcctttttttaaaaagaagaagaaccaatgtaataatattatacaacttaataaagataaaaaagaatataataataatatttctttagATAAAAGACATGAACATATATTACATTCCTCAGAcgataaagaaaataaaaatattcaatccttttttaattatatgaaatgTAAATTTCTTTCATCAcatcaaatatatacaaataatgatgaatCCATAGAATTTTTCATgttccatttttttttacatgAATATTCTGACTTATTAAAGAAAGGAAATCTAAATCAATATATCctatcaaaaaaatataaaataaaaaattatgataattctgaaaaaaaaaaatattatgtatatatatctaattATAATATCACCAATTGGAAgcatataaataatttatatcaacaaatatataacacattcaatcaaaataaagaatattctttgaatgtttttatatatatcatacgaacatatatatgccagctaatattatattataaaaaaataaactCGTTTTCttataaagataaaaataaaaatgaaaataaagataaaaataaaaatgaaaataaaaatactACAACTGGTGTAGAAAAGGAAGAAGAgatagaaaaaaaaataattccagtgaataatatggaaaaaaatattttatataataataaagaagaaaaagatgaaaaaaaagatgagaaaaaatatgaaaaaaaagatgagaaaaaatatgaattcataaattttttaaattatacTAGTAATAAATTTTGTGTTGATTTATATAACCCTTGtcttaaatatttaaaagaaaaaaaaactttttttttttttattaattttatgtatCTTCagaataaattatatatatcacctatgttttattttttttattatattgaaTTAATAAGATATGTGTATTCTTTGTTTAAATGGAGGCTTGTAAAAGTAAACAgcattaataatataaataataataatataaataataataatatgaataataataatataaataataataatataaataataataacacaaataataataataataataataataacataagATTTTTTGATCAACCTTGTTGTAATAAATCCCCTGTTGATATTTCAGATAgcaaaaatattttcattcatATGGATCATAAACTTTTAATCGAAATTatcaattatatatatgaattgTATATATCCAATAAACCTAACGATAATGTCAATTATATAAAGgaatgtattatatatttaatttcttCTATTCTAATATATGCagataaaaatgtaaaaaatatgtatatttttattgattatatatttatttataatcatcataaaaataaaaacaaagaAAATATCAACAAAcaagaacaaaataatcCTTTGAATGATATGAAAACgttttatgaaaatatttttttattttttatttttccttttttaaaagaatatatagATAACATAGGAACAcgtatatataaattacatcttataaaaaatgaacaagACACACttttattctttaaaaaaaaatttaattatataaattatgaaGAGAATTATTCTAATATTTATGAGGATAATAAGACAAATGACACGAGTGGTGTCGAAACTATATGTcttttaaatgaaaatataaaaacctttgacaaaataaacaaatataatgatataaaaaatgtgGAAGACAGTAACATTCCTctcttttttaaaaattttaaaaatcAGAATGatcaaaatgataaaaacaataaaatatttaatgatgataataaagaGGAGCAAGAGCAAGAGCAGGAGGAGGAGGGAcatatattgtttatatttaataaagaagaaTTTAGTCAgattatatatgaaaattattatatacaattaaatgaagcgataaaagaaaaattaaacaaactgaaatgtttatataaagtTGAATCGAaggaagaagaaaaaaaaaataatataaatatgaatacacataaatatataaataatgttCAAGTTAGTGTGGAGAGTGTTATAGAAActgataatatatttaatagtgaggagaaaaataaaaagaaaaaaaaaaagaagaaaaataaaattaaaaataataaaaatgataaaaatgataaaaatgataaaaatgatgataacaaaaaaaatgatgacaataaaaataatgatgataataaaaaaaatgataaaaatgataaaaatgatgataacaaaaaaaatgatgataataaaaaaaatgatgataataaaaaaaatgaggATAATGgtaatattaaaaattcaTCGAACATATCACAATATAACAATcaaaagagaaaaaaaagaaaatcTAAAGAATGTAAAGAgttcaaaaatataaaacataaattcgtgaattttcattttataaaattatttgatatattaaatatagatacttatattatagatgataagaatatattaaataatataatatcaatgaatattctaaaaaatataaatatacaaataggtttatatatacatagaataatatattgtcttctttatatttttaattttatatctgtgaatcatataaatatattatataattattattctgcttatttaaaatatttcttatttgATTCTTATATGGaatataattcaaataatatttataaattatattattttataattcaatatttttatttatttcaatatatgaatcaaaataatttttctatatatataccacTATCTTCAAGttttgatttttttaaatatttgaaagaaataaataaatataaacataatcATTATGATAATAAGAAGGATATATATAGCTTTAAAACGATAGAATATAtgaagaaagaaaaaatggAAGACTCATCGGTAGTTGagaaaatatttgtatCTTCAAAGTGTGAAAAGAaatccttttttttatcatctttatatacatcatgttattttaatttcttcaaatttaatgataacaaagaagaaatatataaagatttatataattcgCATATATCACTAGAAAGAGAAGAAACaagatatatatgtatCTTATCTCcaaatataaagaataatatgttaagtattataaatatgagaaaaataaaggaatggttgaaattattaaacttattaatttttttaaaaataaaagatgTGTATATATCTGGAGACTTGTTTtctttatttcttttttttttatatgatgGTAATATTATAAGAGGTGAGATGTGTGAAtctcaaaaaaaaaaaaaaataaataataataataataataataataataataatatatatattaagtttgataataattataatatgcaaacagaaaagaaaaaaggaAACCCTAAAgatttacaaaataaaagaaacaaaaaaattaaaaataataatatgacaaatatattaaatatgaaaCATATGGATGAATcaaaacattttataaaaaataatcatcatcttattaatatgaagaattatataaacttCCAATTTTGTGACTTATCTTCTCTATCTGAAAATGTCTTGTTGTTATTAAAGTTTTCtttgtttaatatttttaatttatatgacaaatataaaataaatatacacCTTCCAAAAgatttaattataaaaataaataaaacacAATGTAGTGACCTTACATTTAATTCTTctttatattcatcatctatttctttttctgatcatattatattatatggTCTATTACCACATAAAGATTATAAAAGTATGATATTATTTGCTAAGAAAAACTtttataacaaatataaaaataaattaaagaaaataaaattgtaTCCAATGAGTGCCCTAgtaaataattttattaaaaaaaacaaacaaaatGACAACCATCACTCTCATCATTATAAAGATGACGATGATGATAATcttaatgataatgaagaaaaaacaatatattattatcatacagataatataataaatacttctcaaaataatattaagaaaatgtctattattaatatagGAAGTCTCACActttatcatatattaaaaaatataaatgaacaaaataaaatctTATGGTTATGTGGATCTctagaaaaaaatataaaacaaaattataaaaatagtatacatatatttcaatcaatttataataaaaaacaaaatcAACAAACTTTAAATCCAACCATTCATTctaacaaaatatattttaataattttataatcttaaacaaacaaatatattGGTTATATTACAATGAGCtaagtaaaaatatatatataccttttatatataaaacatataagATCTTGTTACAAATTTTTGATAGAAAAATTTCAAAAAAGGACATCATATcttacatataa
- a CDS encoding putative histone acetyltransferase (part of same gene as PGSY75_1020700B~gap found within coding sequence), with product MKKKVDNRIKILIENNIALGQRSMFFVVGDEGKNVVVNFYFLLNRLINRTHNILWCYKKKLDFSTSKKKRYREMKKKIKKGIYDQTVDNNFDMFLKNADIRFCFYKESKKILGKTYSICILQDFSYITPNILCRCLETVIGGGLIIFLINKQNELKDLYNLTLNYHKKYTMNGICNVYNNYIHRFFLSLNTCENAMFIDDEMNILPLNDNYLKIKKITPKVENVDVAHSLDIQMMKHKEDQRKGQQNGSISNNNNKNDNFNNNENFNNNDNFNNNDNFNNNTLHQAKSATLGGFLCPDKNLLQEKLKFLESICEENEKKKEEEKIFLYSSKFIKVNKIGDIPSSNNKSPHETYENYDSVTNASTTANTYNNNYNSKKKQKKDVYSFLDRNIMNLLNICLSLDQLEVLLNMCKILRNDEEKKKNIKEVLFNLLANRGRGKSATLGLLLSLSIYFNYSNIIICSGNNEGVQTIYDFLDKGLHILGFNEFKDYEKIYNMGQIKEIIIFKNMKYLKQRIRFFDIIEEDILNSELMIIDEAACIPIDILKKKIKGEITILSTTLNGYEGTGKTFTFKLLKQLKKKFITHLSYEDFKNMNFLYFDKAFIDLTLTNPIRYSYNDPIESWLNEFLCLNCNEPTNIKENVCSPSNCELYFVNKNIFKNYNKTSETLLKKIMTLFITSHYKNTPNDIIMILDSQQHHLFILINKNNNNNNNNNNILEEQIGDLDIYGVLHCAIDGIINNEHIKKSLKLEDIIHLVKNNDTHNEYPTTSHKKQINDTNDEEIEKKENMNHLNGDNNNKNDNSSNNNNNNNSSNNNNSSNNKELLINEYEGNLIPYIISDYFNYYFYNYIGIRVVRISIHPSMQNLNYGSEFLKKVFNYYNAYNSKQRQDNKNNNKTNCSGYDNNVVYNDNVILFNCNGKDIYFDKKLKHIDYIGTCFGLTKGLLIFWQKNKFIPVYLKQQKNDITGEFSILMLKHLNEDLKNIIANFYTDFVRSVTKLLPYSFKHMESFIVFNLLNNNNYSIISSKEDNTSIIDKEDNKTDNNISKHNGHIKNHQQNNNNSYYENYENQHLSFYDNNLINKETVFYFFHTNDICRLKRFVLEGRNFYEILYLLSTIANLILFKKVIINLSFLEYTILYAVAFQKKTCQEISDEIKINVNQTNAIFRKIIHRFYNYIK from the coding sequence atgaagaaaaaagtagataatagaataaaaatattaatagaaaataatatcgCTTTAGGTCAGAGGAGCATGTTTTTTGTTGTAGGAGATGAAGGAAAGAATGTGGttgtaaatttttattttttattaaatcGTTTAATAAATCGAacacataatatattatggTGTTATAAAAAGAAGTTAGATTTTTCAACtagtaaaaaaaaaagatatcgtgaaatgaagaagaaaataaaaaaaggtATATATGATCAAACTgtagataataattttgatatgtttttaaaaaatgcAGATATAAgattttgtttttataaagaatcaaaaaaaatattaggAAAAACATATTCAATATGTATATTACAAgatttttcttatataactcctaatatattatgtagATGTTTAGAAACTGTAATAGGAGGAGGATTAattatctttttaataaataaacaaaatgaattaaaagatttatataatttgactttaaattatcataaaaaatatacaatgAATGGTATATgtaatgtatataataattatatacatcGATTTTTCTTATCATTAAATACATGTGAAAATGCAATGTTTATAGATGATGAAATGAATATACTACctttaaatgataattatttaaaaataaaaaaaataacacCTAAAGTGGAAAATGTAGATGTGGCACATAGTTTGGATATACAAATGATGAAACACAAAGAGGATCAAAGAAAAGGTCAACAAAATGGTAGTATTAgcaacaataataataaaaatgataattttaataataatgaaaattttaataataatgataattttaataataatgataattttaataataataccCTTCATCAAGCCAAATCTGCGACGCTGGGAGGTTTTTTGTGTCCTGATAAAAATTTGTTAcaagaaaaattaaaatttttagAAAGCATATGCGAAgaaaatgagaaaaaaaaagaagaagagaaaatatttttatattcttcaaAGTTTATAAAAGTAAATAAAATTGGAGATATACCTTcaagtaataataaaagtcCACATGAAACATATGAAAATTATGATAGTGTTACAAATGCTAGCACAACGGCTAATACttacaataataattataattctaaaaaaaaacaaaaaaaagatgtATATAGTTTTTTAGATagaaatataatgaatttattaaatatttgtttaaGTTTAGATCAGTTAGAAGTTCTTTTGAATATGtgtaaaatattaagaaatgatgaagaaaagaaaaaaaatattaaagaggttctttttaatttattagCAAATAGAGGTAGAGGCAAATCAGCTACATTAGGATTATTACTTTCTTTgagtatatattttaattatagtaatataataatatgttcTGGAAATAATGAAGGTGTTCAAACTATTTATGATTTCTTAGACAAAGGATTACATATTTTAGGTTTTAATGAATTTAAAgattatgaaaaaatatataatatgggtcaaataaaagaaattattatttttaaaaatatgaaatatttaaaacaaAGAATCAGATTCTTTGATATTATTGAagaagatatattaaattcaGAACTTATGATTATTGATGAAGCTGCTTGTATCCCTAtagatattttaaaaaaaaaaattaaaggagaaataacaatattatCAACAACATTAAATGGATATGAAGGAACAGGTAAAACATTTacatttaaattattaaaacaattaaaaaaaaaattcataacacatttatcatatgaagattttaaaaatatgaatttcttatattttgataaaGCTTTTATTGATTTAACATTAACAAATCCTATAAGATATAGTTATAATGATCCAATTGAAAGTTGGCTAAATGAATTTTTATGTCTTAATTGTAATGAACCTActaatataaaagaaaatgttTGCTCACCATCAAACTGtgaattatattttgtaaataaaaatatttttaaaaattataataaaacaagTGAAACcttattaaaaaaaattatgacattatttataacatctcattataaaaatacacctaatgatattattatgatattGGATTCTCAGCAACACCacttatttatattaataaataaaaacaacaacaataataataataataacaacatATTGGAAGAACAAATTGGTGACCTAGATATATATGGAGTCTTACATTGTGCTATAGATggaataataaataatgaacaCATTAAAAAATCTCTAAAATTAGAAGATATTATTCACTtagtaaaaaataatgatacACATAATGAATATCCTACTACATCACATAAGAAACAAATAAATGACACCAATGATGAAGAGATagaaaagaaagaaaaCATGAATCATCTAAACGGTGacaacaacaacaaaaatgataatagtagtaataataataataataataatagtagtaataataataatagtagtaataataaagaactcttaataaatgaatatgaaGGGAATTTAATTCCTTATATTATCAGtgattattttaattattatttctataattATATTGGCATACGTGTCGTACGTATTTCTATACATCCATCAATGCAAAACTTAAATTATGGATCtgaatttttaaaaaaagtttttaattattataatgcATATAATTCAAAACAAAGACAAGacaacaaaaataataataaaaccAATTGCAGTGgttatgataataatgtgGTATATAATGACAATgtcatattatttaattgtAATGGTAaagatatttattttgataagaaattaaaacatattGATTATATAGGCACATGCTTTGGACTAACCAAAGGGCTTTTAATCTTCTGgcaaaaaaataaatttattcctgtttatttaaaacaacaaaaaaatgatataacAGGTGAATTTAGTATTCTTATGTTAAAACATTTAAATGAAGAtcttaaaaatatcattGCAAATTTTTATACTGATTTTGTAAGAAGTGTTACTAAATTATTACCATATTCATTTAAACATATGGAATCTTTTATTGTTTTCAACTTattgaataataataattactCTATTATATCTTCAAAAGAAGATAATACTTCTATAATTGATAAGGAAGATAATAAAACGGATAATAATATCTCAAAACATAATGGacatataaaaaatcatcaacagaataataataattcttattatgaaaattatgaaaatcAACACTTGTCattttatgataataatcTTATAAACAAAGAAACagtattttatttttttcatacaAATGATATATGTAGATTAAAAAGATTCGTTTTAGAAGGAAgaaatttttatgaaatCCTATATCTATTATCTACTATAGCAAacttaatattatttaaaaaagtaATCATTAATTTGAGCTTTTTAGaatatacaatattatatgcTGTAGcatttcaaaaaaaaacttGTCAAGAAATATCAGATGAAATCAAAATTAATGTAAATCAGACAAATGCAATCTTTAGAAAAATAATCCATCGattttataattacatCAAG
- a CDS encoding putative histone acetyltransferase (part of same gene as PGSY75_1020700A~gap found within coding sequence), whose translation KLKVKKKRSLNIELPSDEYKDELERNSLIVKKKLKKEKLSLMKEFNLEGDIKRKEINIKTNDNLEIKKKKENKKKSSAQLML comes from the exons AAAAattaaaagtaaaaaaaaaacgaTCATTAAATATTGAGTTACCATCAGATGAATATAAAGACGAATTAGAAAGAAATTCTTTAATTgtcaaaaaaaaattgaagaAAGAGAAATTATCTTTAATGAAGGAGTTTAATTTGGAAG gAGATATCAAAAGGaaagaaattaatataaagacaaatgataatttggagattaaaaaaaagaaagaaaacaaaaaaaaatcaagTGCCCAACTGATGTTATGA